The following proteins come from a genomic window of Heyndrickxia acidicola:
- a CDS encoding sugar ABC transporter ATP-binding protein has translation MGMAIEVNVNPLLEMRNISKSYSGVTVLNHINLKIHAGEILALVGENGAGKSTLIKILSGAIKANEGELLINGNKVEFHSPLDAELNEIVTVYQELNLFPDLSVTENLFYANLHKSKGLIKWAELHKEAKRFLNEFGVDLPVEKPVSTLSIAQKQMLEIAKALYRNARLMILDEPTAVLGGDDVDRLLTIVKKLQKRGVSVIFISHRLDEIFGLADRYLVLKDGHQIGDGDIKDTNPDELIAMMVGRHINTAPRKKINYEKNEVALKVEGLNRRGALRNINLSLYKGEVLGIAGLRGAGRTELVRAILGADPMESGKIFVDGRHVNITSPRVAIKNGIGLVPEDRGRQGLFKNLSCLQNIFMASSKNKVIKQNIEQKLAENYVELLKIKLPHLSSPVGSLSGGNQQKIVLAKWLESGIRVLLLDEPTRGVDIGAKAQIYTVVRELCEQGMSVILISSELPEILENSHRVLVMCKGEITGELDHEEATEERIMKYAVGGVEK, from the coding sequence ATGGGGATGGCTATTGAGGTTAACGTAAATCCTCTTCTAGAGATGCGTAATATATCAAAGAGCTATTCTGGAGTTACAGTTCTCAATCACATCAATTTAAAAATTCATGCTGGAGAAATATTAGCGCTAGTTGGGGAAAATGGGGCAGGGAAATCTACGTTAATCAAAATTCTATCAGGTGCCATAAAAGCGAATGAAGGGGAGCTTTTAATAAATGGAAATAAAGTGGAGTTTCATTCTCCTCTTGATGCAGAGTTGAATGAAATTGTAACAGTTTACCAAGAGCTTAATTTATTCCCTGATCTTTCAGTAACTGAAAATCTCTTTTATGCAAATCTTCACAAATCAAAGGGACTTATTAAATGGGCTGAACTACATAAAGAAGCGAAGAGATTCTTGAATGAATTTGGGGTCGATTTACCTGTTGAGAAACCCGTATCCACCCTAAGTATTGCCCAAAAACAGATGTTGGAAATCGCTAAAGCTCTCTATAGAAATGCTCGACTAATGATCTTGGATGAACCTACCGCAGTATTAGGCGGAGATGATGTGGATAGGCTGCTTACAATCGTAAAGAAGTTACAAAAACGTGGAGTTTCTGTGATATTCATTTCTCATAGGCTAGATGAAATATTCGGATTGGCCGATCGATATTTAGTTCTTAAAGACGGTCATCAAATAGGGGACGGTGACATAAAAGACACCAATCCTGATGAGTTGATTGCCATGATGGTTGGACGTCATATTAACACTGCTCCTCGTAAGAAGATTAATTATGAAAAAAATGAGGTGGCCCTAAAGGTAGAAGGGCTAAACCGTAGAGGAGCCCTTCGTAACATCAATCTTTCTCTTTATAAAGGAGAAGTACTGGGGATAGCTGGATTAAGAGGCGCTGGCAGGACAGAGCTGGTAAGGGCTATACTTGGTGCTGATCCTATGGAGTCAGGAAAAATTTTTGTAGATGGTCGTCATGTTAATATTACTTCCCCTAGAGTTGCCATTAAAAATGGAATAGGATTAGTACCCGAAGATAGAGGAAGACAGGGATTATTCAAAAATCTTTCATGTTTACAAAACATTTTTATGGCTAGCAGTAAAAACAAAGTGATTAAACAGAACATTGAACAAAAACTCGCAGAAAACTATGTTGAATTATTAAAAATTAAATTACCCCATTTGAGTTCACCCGTTGGTAGTCTGTCTGGTGGGAATCAACAAAAAATCGTACTTGCTAAATGGTTGGAGTCAGGGATTAGGGTTCTTCTTCTGGATGAACCAACAAGAGGGGTTGATATTGGGGCTAAAGCTCAAATTTATACTGTAGTGAGGGAACTTTGTGAACAGGGAATGTCTGTCATTTTAATATCATCGGAACTACCTGAAATTTTAGAGAATAGTCATCGAGTGCTTGTTATGTGTAAGGGGGAAATTACTGGGGAATTGGATCATGAAGAAGCAACTGAAGAAAGAATCATGAAATATGCCGTAGGAGGAGTGGAAAAATGA